A portion of the Scleropages formosus chromosome 13, fSclFor1.1, whole genome shotgun sequence genome contains these proteins:
- the ercc6l gene encoding DNA excision repair protein ERCC-6-like, with translation MAESPEYQHYGGALVEKVAERMQRSLTVDSDETEKYHGYIKEGKQAARQGDMAKSLEFFKLAHQIHPSEKLKSRIKMIQQAVEEIEQQTSESEDEEFVNVNNSGLMLFKELHEKLYEHQKEGIAFLYGLHRDGRKGGILADDMGLGKTIQIIGFLSGMYDAELIKHTLLVMPTSLIGNWTKEFAKWTPGMRVKEFHGSSKTERNRNLEKIQRRGGVVITTYQMLINNWDLLSSYNGQEFKWDYVILDEAHKIKTSSTKTSKSAHAIPAKHRILLTGTPVQNNLREMWALFDFACQGSLLGTSKTFKAEYENPITRAREKDATPGERALGLKISENLMSIISPYFLRRTKQEVQNKKETENVNSGNSNLEDKENRNPNSGDVEMPSLTRKNDFIVWTYLSAVQEDIYNQFISLDHIKELLMTTRSPLAQLNILKKLCDHPRLLSARAVAQLGLQEGIIPDQENDDENESAACRIDNISDEILVSESGKLTFLVALLERLREEGCRTLVFSQSRKMLDIIDRVLVNRGFKILRIDGTVIHLQERERRIDLFQKKKDYSVFLLTTQVGGVGLTLTAANRVVIFDPSWNPATDAQAVDRAYRIGQKENVVIYRLITCATVEEKIYRRQVFKDSLIRQTTGDKKNPFRYFSQQELKELFKLENTRSSSTQLQLQSMHSKHRRTDPELDEHLAYLHTMEMFGISDHDLMFSQDTALHEDCPEDEESHVYIENRVQKAHELMKAESELHKQFVDNIATSTEPAHLRKSDPSRTHGKPVKAELTFPVVISSSENEGCSSVVDLTQSISDNEEHAQNISPKTTFMKVEPTSPTVGTSTLNFSHTGSNTEEQVQNVSMKLTDLVLIDDNAEEDSAELKVTKEGEITKKNSTSSFNQSLGTSTDKINVFDTSVQEVENSMSFSIVHEDAHEKDKEDAVADFRNKFSSANLESIEEPPKPQSLSLCDSPTMDERVPLVKSVNLRLSGLQKLDYELDCFADESLKSDSNAESLQGNFNLQLEDSDYGECPENKASALDETGHGIHLQGETSLEEKGQSPVGSVKYDASVSSVKEMSASCTSNDHMAQELSFIYSVHNKKKAQVIYDSDDNGIGEGEDQKVNLSTYSGECQSSVKNVGEQQDISLSPVNDTSVSLNNEQSAEEVSFICSVRKKRTAQVISDSDNNDSTMDKKEDNEVVVSSAFIEPFEQEGPSTPRHERILACSTPNRKSFGGNTSVASRRSFIDAVMDDVEDLDEELEEEQASDYSTSEAEMMGSTRESVMEEEEPSGETLNTDNEAEENGSELHSTESEVDEVESVLEESTGDVELASDEMMEQCTREYEPSQSTRGNPTVISRMLYSQEKDYENFVKRGKEYYSEGKLKEALEFFIKALDIKSGDPQIQLMTIQLYRQLSQN, from the exons ATGGCTGAGTCTCCTGAGTATCAGCATTACGGTGGCGCCTTGGTGGAGAAGGTGGCGGAAAGGATGCAGAG GTCACTGACGGTGGACTCGGACGAAACAGAGAAGTACCATGG gtatATTAAAGAAGGCAAACAAGCTGCCCGACAAGGTGACATGGCAAAATCCCTAGAATTTTTCAAGCTGGCACATCAAATTCATCCAAGTGAGAAACTTAAAAGCAGAATTAAGATGATTCAGCAGGCTGTAGAAGAAATAGAGCAACAGACATCGGAGAGTGAGGATGAGGAATTTGTTAATGTGAACAACAGTGGCTTGATGCTTTTCAAAGAACTGCATGAAAAGCTGTATGAACACCAAAAAGAAGGAATAGCTTTTCTGTACGGACTGCACAGGGATGGCAGAAAGGGAGGCATTTTAGCTGATGACATGGGATTAGGGAAAACAATTCAGATAATTGGATTTCTTTCTGGAATGTATGATGCTGAATTAATTAAACACACCCTTCTTGTAATGCCTACTTCTCTAATTGGGAACTGGACAAAGGAATTTGCAAAGTGGACCCCAGGCATGAGGGTTAAGGAGTTCCATGGCAGTAGTAAAACGGAGCGCAACAGAAATCTAGAGAAGATTCAACGACGAGGTGGTGTCGTCATTACCACCTACCAGATGCTGATCAACAACTGGGATCTTCTGTCCTCTTACAATGGCCAGGAGTTTAAATGGGATTATGTTATCCTAGATGAGGCACACAAAATCAAAACATCCTCCACAAAAACTTCTAAAAGTGCACATGCCATACCAGCAAAACATCGCATTTTACTTACTGGCACTCCTGTGCAGAACAACTTGAGGGAGATGTGGGCATTGTTTGACTTTGCATGCCAAGGGTCCCTACTTGGTACATCCAAGACCTTTAAGGCTGAGTATGAAAACCCCATTACTCGAGCTAGGGAGAAGGATGCAACACCAGGTGAGAGAGCTCTGGGTCTTAAGATTTCCGAAAATCTGATGAGCATCATAAGTCCGTACTTCTTACGAAGAACAAAGCAGGaggttcaaaataaaaaagaaacggAAAATGTCAACAGTGGTAATTCTAATTTGGAGGATAAGGAGAATAGAAATCCAAATTCCGGTGATGTGGAAATGCCATCTCTCACAAGGAAAAATGACTTCATTGTGTGGACATATCTGAGTGCTGTCCAGGAGGACATCTACAACCAGTTTATATCCCTGGATCATATAAAGGAACTACTCATGACGACCCGCTCACCACTAGCACAATTGAACATTCTGAAAAAGTTGTGTGATCATCCAAGACTTTTGTCAGCCAGAGCTGTTGCTCAGTTAGGATTACAAGAGGGGATTATCCCTGATCAggaaaatgatgatgaaaatgaatcTGCAGCTTGCAGAATTGACAACATATCAGATGAAATCCTGGTGTCAGAATCTGGTAAATTGACATTTCTTGTGGCCCTTTTAGAAAGGCTTCGAGAAGAAGGCTGTCGCACACTTGTGTTCTCTCAGTCAAGGAAGATGTTGGACATCATTGACAGAGTATTGGTTAACAGAGGTTTCAAGATTCTAAGGATTGATGGCACTGTAATTCATCtgcaagaaagagagagacgcATTGatcttttccagaaaaaaaaagactattcaGTGTTTCTTCTTACTACACAGGTGGGAGGTGTTGGGCTCACTCTAACTGCAGCAAACAGAGTGGTGATTTTTGACCCTAGCTGGAATCCAGCCACAGATGCCCAGGCTGTAGACAGAGCTTATCGAATTGGGCAGAAGGAAAATGTTGTGATTTATAGGTTGATCACTTGTGCAACTGTAGAGGAAAAGATATATAGACGTCAGGTGTTCAAAGACTCCTTGATAAGACAAACTACAGGAGATAAAAAGAACCCATTCCGCTATTTCAGTCAGCAGGAGCTTAAAGAGTTGTTTAAACTTGAAAATACCCGGTCGTCATCTACACAACTCCAGTTGCAATCCATGCATTCCAAGCACAGGCGCACAGATCCTGAGCTAGATGAACATCTTGCTTACCTGCACACCATGGAGATGTTTGGCATCTCTGACCATGACCTCATGTTTTCCCAAGATACAGCATTACATGAAGATTGCCCTGAAGATGAGGAGTCTCATGTATATATAGAAAATCGGGTGCAGAAAGCTCACGAGCTCATGAAAGCTGAATCAGAGCTGCACAAGCAATTTGTAGACAACATTGCCACAAGCACAGAGCCTGCACATCTTCGAAAATCAGACCCCTCAAGAACTCATGGAAAACCTGTCAAGGCAGAGCTTACCTTCCCGGTTGTTATCTCCAGTAGTGAAAATGAAGGCTGTTCTTCAGTGGTGGACCTCACCCAGTCAATCTCTGACAATGAGGAGCACGCCCAAAATATCAGCCCTAAAACAACCTTTATGAAAGTAGAGCCCACCTCCCCTACTGTTGGTACCTCAACCTTAAACTTCTCCCATACTGGTTCTAACACTGAGGAGCAGGTCCAAAATGTGAGCATGAAGTTAACTGATCTTGTTCTTATTGATGACAATGCTGAAGAGGACTCTGCCGAACTTAAAGTGACAAAAGAGGGTGAAATTACGAAGAAAAATAGCACTAGCTCTTTTAATCAATCTCTTGGAACATCTACAGATAAGATTAACGTATTTGACACTTCGGTTCAGGAAGTTGAGAACAGCATGTCATTTTCCATTGTCCATGAGGATGCTCATGAAAAAGATAAAGAGGATGCAGTTGctgatttcagaaataaattcagttcTGCTAATTTGGAAAGTATTGAGGAACCTCCAAAACCTCAGAGTCTCTCTCTTTGTGATAGCCCAACAATGGACGAAAGGGTTCCACTTGTTAAATCTGTGAATTTAAGATTATCAGGCCTTCAAAAATTAGACTATGAACTTGACTGCTTTGCTGATGAGTCCTTGAAAAGCGATTCCAACGCTGAATCTCTCCAGGGTAACTTCAATTTGCAGCTGGAAGACAGTGACTATGGTGAGTGCCCTGAAAATAAAGCTTCTGCCCTAGATGAGACAGGCCATGGCATCCACCTACAGGGGGAAACCAGCCTTGAAGAAAAAGGGCAATCCCCTGTGGGAAGTGTTAAGTATGATGCCAGTGTTTCTTCAGTGAAAGAAATGAGTGCTAGTTGCACGAGTAATGACCACATGGCACAGGAGCTgtctttcatttattctgttCATAACAAGAAAAAAGCTCAAGTAATTTATGATAGTGATGACAATGGCATTGGTGAGGGAGAAGATCAGAAAGTTAATCTTAGTACCTACTCAGGGGAATGTCAGTCCTCTGTGAAAAATGTTGGTGAGCAACAAGACATCAGTTTGTCCCCAGTGAATGACACAAGTGTTAGCTTGAATAACGAACAATCAGCAGAGGAAGTGTCCTTTATTTGTTCTGTTCGTAAAAAGAGAACAGCCCAGGTAATTTCTGATAGCGACAATAATGACAGTACTATGGATAAGAAAGAGGATAATGAAGTTGTGGTCAGCAGTGCATTTATAGAACCATTTGAACAAGAGGGGCCCTCCACTCCAAGGCATGAAAGAATTTTAGCATGTTCTACACCTAACAGAAAAAGCTTTGGTGGAAATACATCTGTTGCATCGCGGAGGTCTTTCATAGATGCTGTGATGGATGATGTGGAAGACCTGGATGAGGAGTTGGAGGAGGAGCAGGCCTCGGATTACTCCACCAGTGAGGCTGAGATGATGGGCTCAACAAGAGAGTCTGTAATGGAAGAGGAAGAACCTAGTGGTGAGACACTGAACACAGACAATGAGGCAGAAGAGAACGGAAGTGAGCTACATTCAACAGAGTCTGAGGTTGACGAAGTTGAAAGTGTGCTAGAGGAATCGACTGGTGATGTTGAGCTAGCATCGGATGAGATGATGGAGCAATGCACTCGGGAATATGAGCCATCACAAAGCACCAGAGGCAACCCCACAGTTATTAGCAGAATGCTGTATTCACAGGAGAAAGATTACGAGAACTTTGTGAAAAGAGGGAAGGAATACTACTCAGAAGGGAAGCTTAAAGAGGCTTTGGAATTCTTTATTAAAGCTCTTGACATTAAAAGTGGGGATCCTCAAATTCAGCTAATGACTATACAGCTTTACCGCCAACTCAGCCAGAATTAA